The DNA region AGCACTCCTTCAACTTACTTGAAAGGGTTCCAAAAGCAGCCCTCTCATTTGCTTAATCTGCACACATATTGTTAGAGTATGAATGGAAATCAACTGCTGCAATGTTATTTGTTTACAAATATATTTCTATATTATAGTTTTTTCACTCGAATTGGACTTACCATAAGAAGCCCTAGAATAATGGTTATGATTGAATTACTATAAAAAAACATACCCATAGTAGCCATTGATATTCCCGCGGCAGGTATTGGCAGTCCAATAAAATGTCCAATAGTAGGTTTGATATTAAACTTTGCCAATCGTAAGGCGCCCATCGTTGGAAATAACATAAATGCAATAGTTGTGAATGGTGAAGGTGTTGCTAAAGAATAAAAGAGTATGGCTGGTGCTACACCAAAGCTTACAATATCCGCTAAGGAATCAAGCTCCACTCCAAATTCACTGTTTACCTTTAATCTTCTGGCAATCCGTCCGTCAAAGAAATCTAAAATTGCTGATAAAAAAATAAACATCGACGCCATTCGTAAATAACCATTCATATTAGACGTAATTGAAAACACGCCACTTAATAAATTCCCGATTGTAAATAAATTCGGAACAACCTTCACAAGATGGTTAAACAATGGCCACCCCCCTTTCTCTTAACAACACCCTCTTTTCTCAAGCAGCTTCTTCCTTTAAGGTCACCATTTTAGATAAAACAATGCAAAGTAGTTTGGTCTGTATGTATATAATTAGTATCTCGTTGAAAAATAACTAGGTGAAAGGATGAGTGATAGTTATGGATAAAACCCTGGGTTACTTGCGTGAAATTTTATCAAATTATACGGAGGAATACTCCGAAGCACAGCATTTATATCGAAAATTAACCGATGAGAACTTTACCTCTGAGGGTTCCTTTGTTAGACAATTGAATCAAGAGGAGATGAACTTTTTGAATAAACTGCTGCCCAATGAAATTCAACACGCAAAAGAAGCGGAAGATCACACACGCGCTTATCAACTAAACGAAGTATATGAACTTATTTTTTGACAAAGGAAGAACAAAAGGCGGAAGCGCCCGTTTAGCGACGTATGGACTCCTCGAAAAAGCTAACGCTTTTTCTTCGTGCGATGATTATGCTGCCGAAGCCTTCCTTGTGGAGCGCTCCGCATGAGATAAAGGAAACACGGAGCTATAGTCGATTCGATGTTGACTTATCGTAAGGAGGAGAGTGAAGTCCACTAGTCGCTGGGCGCTGGAGCTGGATTCAGATAACTATTTCAAAGTTATTCACACTAATTTATTTTATAATTCCCTTAACACTGAAGAAGAGATGACAGCAAATAACTGTCATCTCTAAAAAAGGAAATAATTGCTGATATTTGTATAAATATTTCCTAGGTAAGCGCACTGTACGACAATTCCCGATATCAGTATTATGCGTATTTCACCACATTGCGACAGATAATGAGTCGGATTTCCCGATTATTTCCTATTCCGACAAAAAATCTTCACTTTCCTCTTCATTACTTTTTCTTTTTAAGTCTACCTGTATCTTTTAACGCCTTTTTTATTATTAGCTCAATTTGGGCATTCACACTTCTTAATTCATCGTCTGCCCATTTTTCAAGGGCATCATAATCATGCTGATCTATACGCAATAAAAATCGTTTCTTTTCAGCCATTTAATTCACAACCCTAATAAATCGTTCCTGTATTAATTACTGGTTGGCTCCCCTTATCTGACACTAAAGCGACCATTAAATTATTTACCATTTGAGCCTTCTTTTCTTCATCAAGCTCAACAATTTCTTCTGCGCTAAGTTGATCAATCGCAGATTTCACCATCGAAACGGCACCTTCTACAATGACCTTCCTCGCTGCTAACACAGCTTTCGCCTGCTGTCTTTGAAGCATTGCATGAGCAATTTCACTTGAATATGCCAGATGCATAATTCGAGCTTCAATGATTTCAACCCCAGCTAGATTAAACCTTTTTTGCAAATCCTTTGTCAATTCATCCCCAACCTCTTCAGAGTGCTGTCTTAATGAAATCTCATAGTCATTATTAAAATTATCATATGGATATTGACTAGTAATATGACGCAAACCTGTTTCACTTTGGGTATGCACGAATTCTTTATAATCCTCAACATCAAAGACTGCTTTTGCAGCATCAAACACCTTATAAACAATAACAGCAGCAATTTCGATTGGATTTCCTTCTAGATCATTTACTTTTAGTTTATCACTATTAAAATTTATTACCCTGAGGGATACAGTATTTCTAACCGTTAAAGGAATCGATAACCAAAAGCCTTCTTGTTTAATTACACCTAGATAACTGCCAAACAATGTAAATACCTTGGATTGGTTTGGCTGGATAATTGTAAAACCAGTTAATAGGAGAAAGGCTATCAAGCCAGTAACAATCCCAACGATGAGCATTATCAAATCATTATTTAATACGAAATGTCTAATGGCAAATCCAGTTATTACAACAAATAAAAGAAACAATAAAACGCCTAAAAACCCATTCATTTTAAACATATCTTTTTCCTTCAATCAAACCACTCCCTTTATTTTTTATCTATCATTATGATATCACATTAATATCAAAAATCAAAGCAAAAATAAAGCCTGCCCAAAGGCAAGCTGCTAATGAATATCTTTTTTCTTAAATCTCCCGCCCCTGACTTCTGCAATATCAGCCACTGCCAGAAATGCGGACTCATCATTTTCAGTGACAATCTCTTTTAATTTTGCCTCCTCCAAACGATTAATCACACAAAAAATAACCTTTTTTTCATCGCCTGAGTAGGCACCTTCTCCATGTAAATAAGTAACCCCTCGTCCGAGCCGATTCATTATTACCTCACCGATCTCCTTCGCGTTGTCACTAATTATCCAAACAGATTTAGATTCATCCAGACCTGTAATGGTAATATCGATTGTTTTGTATGCAACAAAATAGGCAATTAACGAGTACATTGCTCGATCCCAGGAGAAAACGAAGCCTGCACTTCCAAGTATAAAAATATTAAAAAACATAATAATTTCGCCAACTGAAAAAGGAAGCTTTTTATTAGCAAGGATTGCAAGAATTTCAGTGCCATCAAGTGAACCGCCATAACGGATTACAATCCCGACCCCAATCCCGAGAACAATGCCCCCAAAGACGGATGCAAGTAAGATATCTGCGGTAAAAGCAGGTACTGGATGAAGTAATGTTGTTGCAATAGAAAGAACGAGGATTCCATAAAGAGTGGATATAGCAAAGGTTTTTCCAATTTGTTTATAACCTAAAAAGAAAAAAGGAATATTAAGAATAAAAATAAAAAGTCCCAATTTCCAACCGGTTAAATACGAAAGGATAATAGATATTCCTACAATTCCGCCATCAATGACATGGTTGGGAACAAGAAATATCTCAAGACCAACGGCCATTAGGGTTGCCCCAA from Neobacillus sp. FSL H8-0543 includes:
- the pssA gene encoding CDP-diacylglycerol--serine O-phosphatidyltransferase gives rise to the protein MFNHLVKVVPNLFTIGNLLSGVFSITSNMNGYLRMASMFIFLSAILDFFDGRIARRLKVNSEFGVELDSLADIVSFGVAPAILFYSLATPSPFTTIAFMLFPTMGALRLAKFNIKPTIGHFIGLPIPAAGISMATMGMFFYSNSIITIILGLLMVSPIRVKKL
- a CDS encoding sigma-G-dependent sporulation-specific acid-soluble spore protein CsgA — its product is MDKTLGYLREILSNYTEEYSEAQHLYRKLTDENFTSEGSFVRQLNQEEMNFLNKLLPNEIQHAKEAEDHTRAYQLNEVYELIF
- a CDS encoding YitT family protein is translated as MTKSKFIQRMLLITFGATLMAVGLEIFLVPNHVIDGGIVGISIILSYLTGWKLGLFIFILNIPFFFLGYKQIGKTFAISTLYGILVLSIATTLLHPVPAFTADILLASVFGGIVLGIGVGIVIRYGGSLDGTEILAILANKKLPFSVGEIIMFFNIFILGSAGFVFSWDRAMYSLIAYFVAYKTIDITITGLDESKSVWIISDNAKEIGEVIMNRLGRGVTYLHGEGAYSGDEKKVIFCVINRLEEAKLKEIVTENDESAFLAVADIAEVRGGRFKKKDIH
- a CDS encoding SPFH domain-containing protein; the encoded protein is MKEKDMFKMNGFLGVLLFLLFVVITGFAIRHFVLNNDLIMLIVGIVTGLIAFLLLTGFTIIQPNQSKVFTLFGSYLGVIKQEGFWLSIPLTVRNTVSLRVINFNSDKLKVNDLEGNPIEIAAVIVYKVFDAAKAVFDVEDYKEFVHTQSETGLRHITSQYPYDNFNNDYEISLRQHSEEVGDELTKDLQKRFNLAGVEIIEARIMHLAYSSEIAHAMLQRQQAKAVLAARKVIVEGAVSMVKSAIDQLSAEEIVELDEEKKAQMVNNLMVALVSDKGSQPVINTGTIY